From a single Herbiconiux sp. SALV-R1 genomic region:
- a CDS encoding ATP-dependent DNA helicase RecG — translation MTGPARTPSGASASGLTLDSKLTGLLGGRTAGAFEKAFGIATAGDLLSHYPRRYARRGELTAISKLPLDENVTIVAEVRDVKERQMRARRGSLTEVSISDGEGIITLTFFNQAWRARELRPGVRGIFAGKVSNYRGALQLAHPNYELFDELGAAAGADGLVDPSALDDAEARRWAEMPIPIYPATSTLQSWQIANSVSLVLDALRGSVPDPVPAELRDEQGILPLGRAYEQIHRPQKDGEWMRARDTLRFHEAFVLQSALVSQRRAAHAVKTAPRVPKPGGYLERFDAALPFRLTADQQLVGSEIARDLAGDIPMMRLLQGEVGSGKTLVAVRAMLAVADSGGQSALLAPTEVLASQHLRSIVKVLGPDLAAELMPTLHTGQLSTAERKKALLRMVSGQAKLVVGTHALLSEKVQFYDLGLVVVDEQHRFGVEQRDTLRQKGATPPHVLVMTATPIPRTVAMTVFGDLDVSTISELPAGRQGIESFSVPLAEKPGWGPRIWQRVAEELEQGRQAFVVCPAIDPADPVEPADPADGEESSEPAEGDGLAAPAKANVVDTLAQLRAMPLLAGRRIEALHGRMPSDEKDAVMRAFAAGEIDVLVATTVIEVGVDVPNASTMVVLDADRFGVSQLHQLRGRVGRGGVPGLCLLVSRAEAESVARQRVDAVASTLDGFELAEVDLELRREGDVLGSTQSGGRSSLRLLRVVKDADLIQEARAAAFAVVGDDPGLDEHPALRDALERRLRESERSFLAKT, via the coding sequence ATGACCGGCCCCGCTCGCACCCCCTCGGGCGCGAGCGCGTCGGGCCTCACCCTCGACAGCAAGCTCACCGGCCTGCTCGGCGGGCGCACGGCGGGGGCGTTCGAGAAGGCCTTCGGCATCGCCACGGCGGGCGATCTGCTGAGCCACTACCCGCGGCGCTACGCGCGCCGGGGCGAGCTCACCGCCATCTCGAAGCTGCCGCTCGACGAGAACGTCACCATCGTCGCCGAGGTGCGCGACGTGAAGGAGCGGCAGATGCGGGCGCGTCGCGGCTCCCTCACCGAGGTCTCCATCTCCGACGGCGAGGGCATCATCACCCTCACCTTCTTCAACCAGGCTTGGCGTGCCCGCGAGCTGCGGCCGGGAGTGCGCGGCATCTTCGCCGGCAAGGTCTCGAACTACCGCGGGGCGCTCCAGCTCGCCCACCCCAACTACGAGCTCTTCGACGAGCTCGGCGCGGCCGCCGGCGCCGACGGTCTCGTCGACCCCTCGGCGCTCGACGACGCCGAGGCACGCCGCTGGGCCGAGATGCCCATCCCCATCTACCCGGCCACCTCCACGCTGCAGAGCTGGCAGATCGCGAACTCGGTATCGCTCGTGCTCGACGCGCTGCGCGGCTCCGTCCCCGACCCGGTTCCCGCCGAGCTCCGCGACGAGCAGGGCATCCTGCCGCTCGGGCGCGCCTACGAGCAGATCCACCGACCGCAGAAAGACGGGGAATGGATGCGCGCCCGCGACACCCTGCGCTTCCACGAGGCCTTCGTGCTGCAGTCGGCACTGGTGAGCCAGCGCCGGGCGGCGCACGCGGTGAAGACCGCACCGCGCGTGCCGAAGCCGGGCGGCTACCTCGAGCGCTTCGACGCCGCGCTGCCGTTCCGGCTCACCGCCGACCAGCAGCTGGTGGGCTCCGAGATCGCCCGCGATCTCGCGGGCGACATCCCCATGATGCGTCTGCTGCAGGGCGAGGTGGGTTCGGGCAAGACGCTCGTGGCGGTGCGCGCCATGCTCGCGGTCGCCGACTCGGGCGGGCAGTCGGCGCTGCTCGCGCCCACAGAGGTGCTCGCCTCGCAGCACCTCAGGTCGATCGTGAAGGTGCTCGGCCCCGACCTCGCCGCCGAGCTGATGCCGACGCTGCACACCGGCCAGCTCTCCACCGCCGAGCGCAAGAAGGCGCTGCTGCGCATGGTCTCGGGTCAGGCGAAGCTCGTGGTGGGCACGCACGCCCTGCTGTCGGAGAAGGTGCAGTTCTACGACCTCGGGCTCGTGGTGGTCGACGAGCAGCACCGCTTCGGCGTCGAGCAGCGCGACACCCTCCGGCAGAAGGGCGCCACCCCGCCCCACGTGCTCGTCATGACGGCGACGCCCATCCCGCGCACGGTGGCGATGACGGTGTTCGGCGACCTCGACGTCTCCACCATCTCGGAGCTGCCCGCCGGTCGGCAGGGCATCGAGAGCTTCAGCGTTCCGCTCGCCGAGAAGCCGGGCTGGGGGCCGCGCATCTGGCAGCGGGTGGCCGAAGAGCTCGAGCAGGGCCGGCAGGCGTTCGTCGTCTGCCCCGCCATCGATCCTGCAGATCCGGTGGAGCCCGCCGATCCGGCTGACGGGGAAGAGAGTTCCGAACCCGCGGAAGGCGACGGTCTCGCCGCTCCCGCGAAGGCGAACGTCGTCGACACGCTCGCGCAGCTGAGGGCCATGCCGCTCCTCGCCGGCCGGCGCATCGAGGCGCTGCACGGCCGCATGCCGAGCGACGAGAAAGACGCGGTGATGCGGGCGTTCGCCGCGGGTGAGATCGACGTGCTGGTCGCCACGACCGTCATCGAGGTGGGTGTCGACGTGCCGAACGCCTCCACCATGGTCGTGCTCGACGCCGACCGCTTCGGGGTGAGCCAGCTGCACCAGCTGCGCGGCCGCGTCGGCCGAGGCGGGGTGCCCGGCCTGTGCCTCCTGGTCAGTCGCGCCGAGGCCGAGTCGGTGGCCCGGCAACGGGTCGACGCGGTGGCGTCGACGCTCGACGGTTTCGAGCTCGCCGAGGTCGACCTCGAGCTCCGCCGCGAGGGCGACGTGCTCGGCAGCACCCAGTCGGGCGGGCGCTCGTCACTGCGTCTGCTGCGGGTGGTGAAAGACGCCGACCTCATCCAGGAGGCGAGGGCCGCGGCCTTCGCCGTGGTGGGCGACGATCCCGGGCTCGACGAGCATCCGGCCCTCCGCGACGCCCTCGAGCGGCGCCTGCGCGAGTCGGAGCGGAGCTTCCTCGCCAAGACCTGA
- the rsmD gene encoding 16S rRNA (guanine(966)-N(2))-methyltransferase RsmD, whose product MTRIIGGAAGSLTLAVPRSGTRPTSDRVREAIFSALDARGGLDGLRVLDLYAGSGALGLEALSRGAATVTLVERNAGAARVARQNAATVERAVRAAGTATDAAPARVDVAAQAVQQYLRGLPVVPGAGFDVVFLDPPYELDETELGADLELLVPLLDPDATVLVERSSRSPGPRWPRGLELDRSKAYGETVLWWASPTTPSAEG is encoded by the coding sequence GTGACTCGCATCATCGGAGGGGCCGCCGGCTCCCTCACTCTCGCCGTACCCCGCTCGGGAACCCGCCCCACCAGCGACCGGGTGCGCGAAGCGATCTTCTCGGCCCTCGACGCCCGCGGCGGCCTCGACGGCCTGCGGGTGCTCGACCTCTACGCCGGCTCCGGTGCCCTCGGGCTCGAGGCCCTCAGCCGCGGTGCCGCGACCGTCACGCTGGTCGAGCGCAACGCGGGTGCGGCGCGCGTCGCCCGCCAGAACGCAGCCACGGTCGAGCGCGCCGTGCGTGCGGCGGGCACGGCGACGGATGCTGCTCCCGCGCGCGTCGACGTGGCAGCCCAGGCCGTGCAGCAGTACCTGCGCGGGCTGCCGGTGGTGCCGGGCGCCGGTTTCGACGTCGTGTTCCTCGACCCGCCCTATGAGCTCGACGAGACTGAGCTCGGAGCCGACCTCGAGCTGCTGGTGCCGTTGCTCGACCCCGACGCCACCGTGCTGGTGGAACGCAGCAGCCGCTCTCCCGGGCCCCGCTGGCCGCGAGGCCTCGAGCTCGACCGCTCGAAGGCCTACGGCGAGACCGTGCTCTGGTGGGCCTCGCCTACCACCCCCTCCGCTGAGGGCTGA
- a CDS encoding thiamine-phosphate kinase — MVGEGETLRRIFPRLPHAEGELLGPGDDAAVVAAPDGRFVVTTDMMIHGPDFRSAWSTAHDLGWKAAMTNLSDVAAMGARPTALVVAIAAPLETPVSTLLGIADGLRDACALAAPGCGVVGGDLSVSSTLTLAVTAFGDLDGRAPVTRSGASTGDVLAVAGDLGRAGAGLWLLFRNGVSEQRGTTAPDEVRARAVREAHPQLVEAQLAPVSPIEAGVRAALAGATAMLDVSDGLVLDARRLAVASGCSVRLDPAAIAREARALNDLDAVVSDHASHFVLAGGEDHALLATFPAGAELPEGFRRLGEIGDPVDAAEPVLLGDTPYSARGGWDPYEGWDGAAG; from the coding sequence GTGGTGGGGGAGGGCGAGACGCTCCGGCGCATCTTCCCGCGGTTGCCGCACGCCGAGGGCGAGCTGCTCGGTCCGGGCGATGACGCCGCGGTGGTGGCGGCGCCCGACGGGCGGTTCGTGGTGACGACCGACATGATGATCCACGGGCCCGACTTCAGGTCGGCCTGGTCGACCGCGCACGACCTCGGCTGGAAGGCCGCGATGACGAACCTCTCCGACGTCGCCGCCATGGGGGCGCGGCCGACCGCGCTGGTGGTGGCGATCGCCGCGCCGCTCGAGACCCCCGTGTCGACCCTCCTCGGCATCGCAGACGGGCTCCGCGACGCCTGTGCGCTGGCCGCGCCCGGTTGCGGGGTCGTCGGCGGTGACCTCTCCGTGTCGTCGACCCTGACCCTCGCGGTCACCGCCTTCGGAGACCTCGACGGCCGCGCCCCGGTCACCCGATCCGGTGCCTCGACAGGCGACGTGCTCGCCGTGGCCGGCGACCTGGGCCGGGCGGGCGCGGGGTTGTGGCTGCTGTTCCGCAACGGCGTCTCCGAGCAGCGCGGCACGACGGCGCCCGACGAGGTGCGGGCGCGCGCGGTGCGGGAGGCGCATCCGCAGCTCGTCGAGGCTCAGCTGGCACCCGTGTCGCCCATCGAGGCGGGTGTGCGGGCTGCCCTTGCGGGCGCGACGGCGATGCTCGACGTCTCCGACGGGCTCGTGCTCGACGCCCGGCGTCTCGCGGTGGCCAGCGGATGCTCGGTGCGGCTCGACCCCGCGGCGATCGCGCGCGAGGCGAGGGCCTTGAACGACCTCGACGCCGTGGTCTCCGACCACGCCTCGCACTTCGTGCTGGCGGGCGGGGAGGACCATGCGCTGCTCGCGACGTTCCCCGCGGGTGCCGAGCTGCCGGAGGGCTTCCGCCGGCTGGGCGAGATCGGCGACCCGGTCGACGCAGCCGAGCCGGTGCTGCTCGGCGACACGCCCTACTCCGCCCGCGGCGGCTGGGACCCCTACGAGGGGTGGGACGGCGCGGCCGGCTGA
- a CDS encoding DUF3515 domain-containing protein: MSSPSSPTPHPASPRLPRRSALRATALATAGLAAAALLSGCSTAVALEPAPDATDPACADVIVRLPDTAADAERRETDAQATGAWGSPASVLLRCGVEPYGPTTLPCDNVNGVDWIRDDSEAPTYVFTTYGRTPAVQVVVDSNAVSGTSALVDLEAAVAAIPQTDACLNADDVLGTETTPTPTPTPTPGPQN; this comes from the coding sequence ATGTCCTCGCCCTCCAGCCCTACCCCGCACCCCGCCTCGCCCCGGCTGCCGCGCCGCTCCGCGCTCCGCGCGACCGCGCTCGCCACCGCCGGTCTCGCCGCAGCCGCCCTGCTCAGCGGATGCTCGACCGCCGTGGCCCTGGAGCCCGCGCCCGACGCCACCGACCCCGCCTGCGCCGACGTCATCGTGCGCCTGCCCGACACCGCGGCCGACGCCGAACGGCGCGAGACCGACGCCCAGGCGACGGGCGCCTGGGGCAGCCCCGCCTCGGTGCTGCTGCGCTGCGGCGTCGAGCCCTACGGCCCCACCACGCTGCCGTGCGACAACGTGAACGGCGTCGACTGGATCCGCGACGACTCCGAGGCCCCCACCTACGTCTTCACCACCTACGGCCGCACGCCGGCCGTGCAGGTCGTCGTCGACTCGAACGCCGTCTCGGGCACGAGCGCCCTCGTCGACCTGGAGGCCGCCGTCGCCGCCATCCCGCAGACCGACGCCTGTCTCAACGCCGACGACGTGCTCGGCACCGAGACCACCCCGACGCCGACCCCGACGCCCACGCCGGGCCCTCAGAATTAA
- a CDS encoding D-alanine--D-alanine ligase family protein, with the protein MPGKTRVVVLFGGRSSEHSISCATAGGVLEAIDSTRFEVVPVGITRDGAFVLEDADPAKFRLDVEALPEVVDNGTRVHWPESTRSRELTVREADGTERSLGDIDVVFPILHGPYGEDGTVQGLLELIGLPYVGSGVLASALGMDKHFTKTVLEKAGIAVAPWRTLTAREWAAAPDAVVASAGTLGYPVFVKPARAGSSVGVSKVSSPDGLAEAIEVALREDSRVLIEQAVVGREVECAVLGGRGGGSPRVSVAGEIVMTTREFYDFEAKYLGAAGVELVCPAPLAPHELAEMQSLAARAFAAIDGAGLARVDFFLTLTGFVVNEINTMPGFTPISMFPKCWIASGVTYPELIEELIALALEE; encoded by the coding sequence ATGCCAGGCAAGACCAGGGTGGTGGTGCTCTTCGGAGGTCGCTCCAGCGAGCACTCGATCAGCTGCGCCACGGCGGGCGGGGTGCTCGAGGCGATCGATAGCACCCGCTTCGAGGTCGTGCCCGTCGGCATCACCCGCGACGGGGCGTTCGTGCTCGAAGACGCCGACCCGGCGAAGTTCCGGCTCGACGTCGAGGCCCTGCCCGAGGTCGTCGACAACGGCACCCGGGTGCACTGGCCCGAATCCACCCGGTCGCGCGAGCTGACCGTGCGCGAGGCCGACGGCACCGAGCGCTCGCTCGGCGACATCGACGTGGTGTTCCCCATCCTCCACGGCCCGTACGGCGAAGACGGCACGGTGCAGGGGCTGCTCGAGCTCATCGGCCTGCCCTACGTGGGCTCGGGTGTGCTCGCGTCGGCCCTCGGCATGGACAAGCACTTCACCAAGACCGTGCTCGAGAAGGCTGGCATCGCCGTCGCCCCGTGGCGCACCCTGACCGCCCGCGAGTGGGCGGCGGCTCCGGATGCGGTGGTCGCCTCAGCGGGAACGCTCGGCTACCCGGTGTTCGTGAAGCCCGCCCGGGCCGGCTCCTCGGTGGGGGTGAGCAAGGTCTCGTCTCCCGACGGCTTGGCGGAGGCGATCGAGGTGGCGCTGCGGGAGGACTCGCGGGTGCTCATCGAACAGGCCGTCGTGGGCCGCGAGGTGGAGTGCGCCGTGCTCGGCGGCCGGGGCGGCGGGTCTCCGCGGGTGTCGGTGGCGGGCGAGATCGTCATGACCACGCGCGAGTTCTACGACTTCGAGGCCAAGTACCTCGGGGCGGCCGGGGTCGAGCTCGTCTGCCCGGCGCCGCTCGCACCGCACGAGCTCGCCGAGATGCAGTCGCTGGCCGCCCGGGCCTTCGCCGCCATCGACGGCGCCGGGCTGGCACGGGTCGACTTCTTCCTCACCCTGACCGGGTTCGTGGTGAACGAGATCAACACGATGCCGGGGTTCACGCCCATCTCGATGTTCCCCAAGTGCTGGATCGCCTCGGGGGTGACGTATCCCGAGCTCATCGAGGAGCTCATCGCGCTCGCGCTGGAGGAGTAG
- a CDS encoding NAD(P)H-dependent glycerol-3-phosphate dehydrogenase, translating to MSRAPRGQAQAPRPRVTVLGAGSWGTTFAKVVADGGSDVTLWARRPELAKEIREAKRNSDYLPGVNLPASVTATSDVAAALDGAQYVFVSVPSQSLRGNLADIRAALPADAPITSLMKGVEKSTGLRMSEVLETVLEIDPARIAVASGPNLALEIAKEQPTAAVVASTSLETAEAVATIATNRYFRSYVNTDVIGTEFGGVLKNLIAVAIGIVDGVGYGENTKASIITRGLVEMTDFAVAYGGHPETLSGLAGLGDLIATSGSSLSRNNTAGRLLGQGYSFADVVKSMQQTAEGLASVAPVLALAEAQGVDMPICRQVSQVLAGTLDPKDIAPHLTTDDDSAPQGERTLDARQDQGGGALRRSLQRALDQLRHGGRGARGDR from the coding sequence GTGAGCCGCGCACCCCGGGGGCAGGCGCAGGCGCCGCGCCCCCGCGTCACCGTGCTGGGCGCGGGCAGCTGGGGAACGACCTTCGCGAAGGTCGTCGCCGACGGCGGCTCCGACGTCACCCTCTGGGCCCGCCGCCCCGAGCTCGCGAAGGAGATCCGCGAGGCCAAGCGCAACAGCGACTACCTGCCGGGCGTGAACCTCCCCGCCTCGGTCACGGCCACCTCCGACGTGGCGGCAGCGCTCGACGGCGCGCAGTACGTCTTCGTCTCGGTGCCGAGCCAGTCGTTGCGCGGCAACCTCGCCGACATCCGTGCCGCCCTGCCCGCCGACGCCCCCATCACGAGCCTCATGAAGGGCGTCGAGAAGAGCACCGGCCTCCGCATGAGCGAGGTGCTGGAGACCGTGCTCGAGATCGACCCGGCGCGCATCGCCGTGGCCTCGGGGCCGAACCTCGCCCTCGAGATCGCGAAGGAGCAGCCCACCGCCGCGGTCGTCGCTTCGACGAGCCTCGAGACCGCCGAGGCGGTGGCGACCATCGCGACCAACCGTTACTTCCGGTCGTACGTGAACACCGACGTCATCGGCACCGAGTTCGGGGGAGTTCTGAAGAACCTCATCGCCGTGGCCATCGGCATCGTCGACGGTGTCGGCTACGGCGAGAACACGAAGGCCTCGATCATCACGCGGGGACTCGTCGAGATGACCGATTTCGCGGTGGCCTACGGCGGGCATCCGGAAACCCTGTCGGGCCTCGCCGGCCTCGGCGACCTCATCGCCACGAGCGGATCGTCGCTCAGCCGCAACAACACCGCCGGGCGACTGCTCGGCCAGGGCTACAGCTTCGCCGACGTGGTGAAGTCGATGCAGCAGACGGCGGAGGGGCTGGCCTCGGTGGCGCCCGTGCTCGCGCTCGCGGAGGCCCAGGGCGTCGACATGCCCATCTGCCGTCAGGTGAGCCAGGTGCTGGCCGGTACGCTCGATCCGAAAGACATTGCCCCCCACCTGACGACCGACGACGATTCGGCGCCGCAGGGCGAAAGGACTCTCGATGCCAGGCAAGACCAGGGTGGTGGTGCTCTTCGGAGGTCGCTCCAGCGAGCACTCGATCAGCTGCGCCACGGCGGGCGGGGTGCTCGAGGCGATCGATAG
- a CDS encoding lysophospholipid acyltransferase family protein has protein sequence MTTAVSPESLPKRRRHERTVAFTMLEALVVPFLNVIARLDIRGGARIPATGPFVLSPNHYSNIDPVIMAWAVWKLGRAPRFLAKASLFKVPVVGFALRRSGQIPVDRAGSGRGNAPIAAANDLVEHEKGVIVYPEGTLTRDPDMWPMRGKTGAVRLALEHGVPLIPAAHWGTQAVLPRYSKKLSVFPRKRIEISFGEPVDLDDLRGQPITQKVLVEGTDRVMAAITALLEELRGETAPAERWNPAAHNQTEYGRLEEREQ, from the coding sequence GTGACGACGGCGGTGTCTCCGGAGTCGTTGCCGAAGCGCCGTCGTCACGAGCGCACGGTCGCGTTCACCATGCTCGAGGCGCTGGTGGTGCCGTTCCTGAACGTCATCGCCAGGCTCGACATCCGTGGTGGGGCGCGCATCCCGGCCACCGGCCCGTTCGTGCTGAGCCCGAACCACTACAGCAACATCGACCCCGTCATCATGGCGTGGGCGGTGTGGAAGCTGGGGCGGGCCCCGCGCTTCCTCGCCAAGGCGTCGCTGTTCAAGGTACCCGTCGTGGGGTTCGCGCTGCGGCGCAGCGGTCAGATCCCGGTCGACCGCGCCGGCTCAGGCCGGGGCAACGCGCCCATCGCCGCCGCCAACGACCTGGTGGAGCACGAGAAGGGCGTCATCGTCTACCCCGAGGGCACGCTCACCCGCGACCCCGACATGTGGCCGATGCGCGGCAAGACGGGCGCCGTGCGGCTCGCGCTCGAGCACGGGGTGCCGCTCATCCCGGCGGCGCACTGGGGCACCCAGGCGGTGCTGCCGCGCTACTCGAAGAAGCTCAGCGTGTTCCCGCGCAAGCGCATCGAGATCTCGTTCGGCGAGCCCGTCGACCTCGACGACCTGCGCGGCCAGCCCATCACGCAGAAGGTGCTCGTGGAGGGCACCGACCGGGTGATGGCCGCAATCACCGCCCTGCTCGAGGAGCTCCGCGGCGAGACCGCCCCGGCCGAGCGCTGGAACCCGGCGGCCCACAACCAGACCGAGTACGGCCGACTCGAGGAGCGCGAGCAGTGA
- the murA gene encoding UDP-N-acetylglucosamine 1-carboxyvinyltransferase, translating into MNSLVQDGRKAAERVGLTSDTIVINGGRPLRGTIDVRGAKNLVTKAMVASLLGDTTSTLRDVPDISDVHVVASLLEIHGVKITGSAATGVLQLDPANVASAKSAEIDALSGSSRIPILFCGPLLHRLGHAFIPDLGGCRIGDRPIDFHLDALRAFGAVVDKLPSGINITAPNGLRGANIELPYPSVGATEQVLLTGVRALGTTELKNAAIEPEIMDLIAVLQKMGAIISVEPNRTIFIEGVETLNGFNHRALFDRNEAASWASAALATGGSIFTTGAKQSEMMTFLNVFRKIGGAFDIEEDGIRFYHPGGDLKPVVIETDVHPGFMTDWQQPLIVALTQAHGTSIVHETVYENRFGFTDALIKMGANIEVHKEGLADPNRRVPRRPLEQAAVITGPTKLHGTELEVPDLRGGFSHLIAALVAEGRSEISNVGLIARGYGDFVGKLEKLGADFSFLR; encoded by the coding sequence GTGAACAGTCTCGTCCAGGATGGTCGGAAGGCAGCCGAACGCGTCGGATTGACGTCCGACACGATCGTCATCAACGGCGGCCGTCCGCTCCGCGGAACGATCGACGTGCGCGGGGCCAAGAACCTCGTCACCAAGGCGATGGTCGCCTCCCTCCTCGGTGACACCACGTCGACCCTGCGAGACGTTCCCGACATCAGCGACGTGCACGTGGTGGCGAGCCTGCTCGAGATCCACGGGGTGAAGATCACGGGCAGCGCCGCCACCGGCGTGCTGCAGCTCGACCCGGCGAACGTGGCGAGCGCGAAGAGCGCCGAGATCGACGCGCTCTCGGGTTCGAGCCGCATCCCCATCCTGTTCTGCGGCCCGCTGCTGCACCGCCTCGGTCACGCGTTCATCCCCGACCTCGGTGGCTGCCGCATCGGCGACCGGCCGATCGACTTCCACCTCGATGCGCTGCGCGCCTTCGGAGCGGTCGTCGACAAGTTGCCGAGCGGCATCAACATCACCGCCCCGAACGGGCTGCGCGGCGCGAACATCGAGCTGCCCTACCCGAGCGTCGGCGCCACCGAGCAGGTGCTGCTGACGGGTGTGCGTGCGCTGGGCACCACCGAGCTGAAGAACGCGGCGATCGAGCCCGAGATCATGGATCTCATCGCCGTGCTGCAGAAGATGGGCGCGATCATCTCGGTCGAGCCGAACCGCACCATCTTCATCGAGGGCGTCGAGACGCTCAACGGCTTCAACCACCGGGCGCTGTTCGACCGCAACGAGGCAGCATCCTGGGCCTCCGCCGCGCTCGCCACCGGCGGCTCGATCTTCACCACCGGCGCCAAGCAGTCGGAGATGATGACCTTCCTCAATGTCTTCCGCAAGATCGGCGGCGCCTTCGACATCGAGGAAGACGGCATCCGCTTCTACCACCCGGGCGGCGACCTCAAGCCCGTCGTCATCGAGACCGACGTGCACCCCGGCTTCATGACCGACTGGCAGCAGCCGCTCATCGTCGCCCTCACCCAGGCGCACGGCACCTCCATCGTCCACGAGACGGTGTACGAGAACCGCTTCGGTTTCACGGATGCGCTCATCAAGATGGGTGCGAACATCGAGGTGCACAAGGAGGGGCTCGCCGACCCGAACCGCCGGGTGCCCCGTCGGCCGCTCGAGCAGGCGGCGGTCATCACCGGCCCCACGAAGCTGCACGGCACCGAGCTCGAGGTTCCCGACCTGCGCGGTGGCTTCAGCCACCTCATCGCCGCGCTCGTGGCGGAGGGCCGCTCCGAGATCTCGAACGTGGGCCTGATCGCCCGCGGCTACGGCGACTTCGTGGGCAAGCTCGAGAAACTGGGCGCCGACTTCTCGTTCCTCCGGTGA
- the leuD gene encoding 3-isopropylmalate dehydratase small subunit codes for MDKIDIITGVAVPLKRANVDTDQIIPAVYLKRVTKTGFEDALFAAWRSDPEFVLNQPAYQNARVLVAGPDFGTGSSREHAVWALRDYGFQAVLAPRFADIFRGNSGKQGLLAGQVDEDDVEKLWAAIEAQPGVEITVDLIERTAAIGDLTVSFTIDDYTRWRLLEGLDDIGLTLRNEAAITEFESRRESWRPRTLPVK; via the coding sequence ATGGACAAGATCGACATCATCACCGGGGTGGCCGTTCCGCTGAAGCGCGCGAACGTCGACACCGACCAGATCATCCCCGCCGTCTATCTCAAGCGCGTCACCAAGACCGGCTTCGAAGACGCACTCTTCGCGGCGTGGCGCAGCGACCCCGAGTTCGTGCTGAACCAGCCCGCCTACCAGAACGCCCGAGTGCTGGTGGCCGGCCCCGACTTCGGCACCGGATCGAGCCGTGAGCACGCGGTGTGGGCACTCCGCGACTACGGCTTCCAGGCCGTGCTCGCCCCGCGCTTCGCAGACATCTTCCGCGGCAACTCGGGCAAGCAGGGCCTGCTCGCCGGCCAGGTCGACGAAGACGACGTCGAGAAGCTCTGGGCGGCGATCGAGGCGCAGCCCGGCGTCGAGATCACCGTCGACCTGATCGAGCGAACCGCCGCCATCGGCGACCTCACAGTCTCCTTCACCATCGACGATTACACTCGGTGGAGGTTGCTCGAGGGTCTTGACGACATCGGGCTGACTCTCCGCAACGAGGCGGCCATCACGGAATTCGAGAGCCGCCGCGAGAGTTGGCGACCTAGAACACTTCCGGTGAAGTAA